A part of Desulfobacter sp. genomic DNA contains:
- a CDS encoding response regulator, whose amino-acid sequence MDKESVKILVVDDEEGILDVTEGYFQRKGYEVYTAGNGAEALEIINRINIGCIFTDINMPVMDGLELAERVRQIESTLPVVVMTGYPSLENSIQTLKNGVVDYLIKPVNLEQMELTLTRILRERELFVENLILKEEVERQERLRKLNEELIRRVEEVNTLNRVMEDFAATDSSYGIFNKVVDLGVEELKADKVFFHIYSEQDRSLVLVAKSSSGYEDDLVLKSYSSDIPEQAKAFIVESLEGDENPCLIAGAGSTNALGEPVRSFMGVPLKIRDKIFGVASAYIFENGRAFSEQDIYYMNFITQKAASAIENIALYENIYENLFSTLYAFVTALEVRDLYTRKHSTRVARYAHMIAEEMGCTEEELDVINFAGSLHDIGKIGIRDDILLKPGRLTEDEYEKIKEHPVIGADIISKLGLWDREMEIIRHHHERFDGNGYPDGLKGNQIPKLARIMSVADCYDAMASDRAYRKKMDKKDVLAIIAENSGTQFDPEAVDAFLRIADQDMPEDF is encoded by the coding sequence ATGGATAAAGAAAGCGTCAAAATTCTGGTGGTGGACGATGAAGAAGGGATTCTGGACGTCACTGAAGGATATTTTCAAAGAAAAGGATATGAAGTTTACACCGCCGGTAACGGGGCCGAGGCCCTGGAGATTATCAACCGCATCAATATCGGCTGTATTTTCACTGATATCAATATGCCGGTTATGGACGGATTGGAACTGGCCGAGCGGGTCCGGCAGATTGAGAGCACCCTCCCCGTTGTGGTCATGACGGGATACCCTTCCCTGGAGAATTCCATACAGACCCTTAAAAACGGGGTTGTGGACTACCTGATCAAACCCGTTAACCTGGAACAGATGGAACTGACCCTCACCCGGATCCTGCGCGAGCGGGAGCTTTTTGTGGAAAATCTTATCCTCAAGGAGGAGGTGGAACGGCAGGAGCGGCTTCGCAAGCTCAACGAGGAACTGATCCGGCGGGTGGAAGAGGTCAATACCTTGAACCGGGTCATGGAAGACTTTGCCGCCACAGATTCCAGTTACGGCATCTTTAATAAGGTGGTGGACCTGGGGGTCGAGGAACTCAAGGCGGACAAGGTGTTTTTTCATATTTATTCGGAACAGGACCGGTCTCTGGTGCTGGTGGCAAAATCCAGTTCCGGATATGAGGACGACCTGGTGCTGAAGTCCTACAGCAGTGATATCCCCGAACAGGCCAAGGCCTTTATCGTGGAATCGTTGGAGGGGGATGAGAACCCCTGCCTGATCGCCGGTGCCGGGAGTACCAATGCCCTGGGAGAGCCGGTGCGTTCTTTCATGGGGGTTCCCCTCAAGATCAGGGATAAAATATTCGGTGTTGCCTCGGCATATATATTTGAAAACGGGCGGGCTTTCAGCGAGCAGGACATTTATTACATGAATTTTATCACCCAGAAAGCCGCCTCCGCCATTGAGAATATCGCTTTATATGAAAATATTTATGAGAATCTGTTTTCAACCCTCTATGCCTTTGTTACCGCCCTTGAGGTAAGGGATTTGTATACCCGCAAGCATTCTACGCGGGTGGCCAGGTACGCCCATATGATTGCCGAGGAAATGGGGTGTACCGAAGAGGAGCTTGATGTCATTAATTTTGCCGGTAGTTTGCATGACATCGGCAAGATCGGCATCCGGGACGATATCCTGCTTAAACCGGGACGGCTCACGGAAGACGAGTATGAGAAAATAAAGGAGCACCCGGTGATCGGTGCCGATATCATCAGCAAGCTGGGGCTCTGGGACCGGGAAATGGAAATCATCCGCCACCACCACGAGCGGTTTGACGGCAACGGATATCCCGACGGGTTGAAGGGGAACCAGATTCCAAAGCTTGCCAGGATTATGTCCGTGGCGGACTGCTACGACGCCATGGCCTCGGACAGGGCCTACCGGAAAAAAATGGACAAAAAGGATGTGCTGGCCATTATCGCCGAAAATTCGGGTACGCAGTTTGATCCTGAGGCGGTTGACGCATTTCTGCGCATTGCCGATCAGGATATGCCCG
- a CDS encoding Lrp/AsnC family transcriptional regulator, translating into MDKTDLQILKILQKKARIPNVEVARTIGMAPSAVLERIKKLEARGVIQGYEVRLNPEMFDCAMTAFVHVRVSPPSMIQNAGEQLAAIEQVQEVHYLAGEDSLMAKIKTSGNRELDEVIRKKIAAIDAVEGTRTSIALSSFKESAKIKLPDQI; encoded by the coding sequence ATGGATAAAACAGACCTTCAGATTCTCAAAATTTTACAGAAAAAAGCAAGAATACCCAACGTAGAAGTGGCAAGAACCATTGGAATGGCGCCGTCCGCGGTTCTTGAACGCATTAAAAAACTGGAGGCCCGGGGGGTCATCCAGGGATATGAGGTCCGGCTGAACCCCGAAATGTTCGACTGCGCCATGACGGCCTTTGTACATGTCAGGGTCAGCCCGCCCTCAATGATCCAGAATGCGGGCGAACAACTGGCCGCCATTGAACAGGTTCAGGAGGTCCACTATCTGGCCGGGGAAGACAGCCTCATGGCCAAGATCAAAACATCGGGAAACAGGGAGCTGGATGAGGTGATACGCAAAAAAATCGCCGCCATAGATGCCGTTGAAGGTACCCGGACATCCATTGCCCTTTCCTCCTTTAAGGAAAGCGCCAAGATAAAACTGCCGGATCAGATTTAG
- the lysA gene encoding diaminopimelate decarboxylase, whose protein sequence is MPMSTEFKSRLTPILKDIVSTFGTPFHIYDEAGILSTCQELNTAFSPIEGFKEFFAVKALPNPSVMEILRSQGFGFDCSSVPELTLARRIGSTGDDIMFTSNNTSRAQFTAALDQEGCIINLDDISLLPKLPQMPELLCFRYNPGAKRNGNSIIGNPLESKYGVSNDQVVRAYELARDAGVKRFGIHTMLASNELNHQYMIDTADMLLELIGEIHGKLGIKFEFINIGGGLGIPYLPEAPRFDIQAMAAGIVASFKDFKEKNGWIPRLYMESGRYITGPHGALVTSVINHKEIYRKYVGVDASMSALMRPGMYDAYHHIHILGKESGLPVKPVDVVGALCENNDKFAVQRDLPETSEGDILIIHDTGAHGHAMGFNYNGHLRPKELLLKTDGSVALIRRAETMDDYFATLNFTPKTMTP, encoded by the coding sequence ATGCCCATGTCAACCGAATTCAAAAGCAGATTGACCCCCATTTTAAAGGATATTGTCAGCACCTTCGGCACCCCTTTTCATATTTACGATGAAGCCGGGATCCTCAGTACATGTCAAGAACTGAACACGGCATTCTCACCCATTGAGGGATTCAAGGAATTTTTTGCCGTCAAGGCCCTGCCCAATCCCTCTGTCATGGAAATCCTGAGATCCCAGGGGTTTGGATTTGACTGTTCATCCGTACCGGAACTCACCCTGGCCAGACGAATCGGCAGCACCGGAGATGACATCATGTTCACCTCAAACAATACCAGCCGGGCCCAGTTCACCGCCGCCCTGGACCAGGAGGGGTGCATCATCAACCTGGACGATATTTCCCTGCTGCCCAAGCTTCCCCAGATGCCGGAGCTGCTCTGCTTCAGATACAATCCCGGGGCAAAACGGAACGGCAACAGCATCATCGGCAACCCCCTGGAATCCAAGTACGGCGTCAGCAACGACCAGGTGGTCCGGGCCTATGAGCTGGCCCGGGACGCAGGGGTGAAACGCTTCGGCATCCATACCATGCTGGCCTCCAACGAACTGAACCACCAGTACATGATCGATACGGCGGATATGCTCCTGGAACTGATTGGGGAAATCCACGGCAAACTGGGCATCAAATTTGAATTTATCAACATCGGCGGGGGCCTGGGCATCCCCTACCTGCCCGAGGCCCCCCGGTTCGATATCCAGGCCATGGCCGCCGGCATTGTGGCCTCCTTTAAGGACTTTAAAGAGAAAAACGGATGGATCCCCCGGCTGTATATGGAAAGCGGGCGCTATATCACCGGCCCCCACGGCGCCCTGGTGACCTCCGTGATCAACCACAAGGAAATCTACAGAAAATATGTGGGCGTAGACGCCTCCATGTCCGCCCTCATGCGGCCGGGCATGTACGATGCCTACCATCATATCCATATTTTGGGCAAAGAATCCGGCCTGCCCGTAAAGCCCGTGGATGTGGTCGGCGCCCTGTGTGAAAACAACGATAAATTCGCGGTTCAGCGGGACCTGCCCGAAACCAGCGAGGGGGACATCCTCATCATCCATGACACCGGCGCCCACGGCCATGCCATGGGATTCAACTACAACGGCCACCTGCGCCCCAAGGAACTGCTGTTGAAAACAGACGGCAGCGTAGCGCTTATCCGCAGGGCCGAAACCATGGACGACTATTTTGCCACCCTGAACTTTACCCCCAAAACCATGACCCCCTAA
- a CDS encoding divalent-cation tolerance protein CutA yields MSYCMVLVTCESQAEAHGLAGKLLEKRLAACVQIHPVTSIYTWKNKVHTDPEFRMVIKTTTELYPAIEKFIAGHHGYEVPQIISVPIEQGLPSYLNWMDEHTR; encoded by the coding sequence ATGTCCTATTGTATGGTATTGGTCACCTGTGAAAGCCAGGCCGAGGCCCATGGCCTGGCCGGGAAACTGCTGGAGAAAAGACTGGCCGCCTGCGTCCAGATCCACCCGGTGACCAGTATCTATACCTGGAAAAACAAGGTTCACACCGATCCTGAATTCCGAATGGTTATCAAGACAACGACAGAACTCTATCCTGCAATTGAAAAATTCATTGCCGGGCACCACGGATATGAGGTGCCCCAGATCATCAGCGTCCCCATTGAACAGGGACTTCCATCCTATCTAAACTGGATGGATGAGCATACCCGATAA
- a CDS encoding GNAT family N-acetyltransferase, with product MNGTLTLRPATMADADITMEWRNDPDTRKSSRNTSPVEREEHLVWLACVLADSNRQLLIAQEAGVPVGTVRADLSGGVWELSWTTAPQARGRGVAKQMVALAAGRISGPVRAEIKKNNPASARIAEYAGMDFIGEENGVLHYRRNQ from the coding sequence ATGAACGGCACATTGACATTGCGTCCTGCCACCATGGCGGATGCGGATATCACCATGGAATGGCGAAACGATCCAGACACCAGGAAATCCAGCCGGAATACATCGCCGGTGGAGCGGGAAGAACATCTGGTCTGGCTGGCCTGCGTATTGGCGGACAGCAATCGCCAATTGTTAATTGCCCAGGAGGCCGGTGTGCCCGTGGGTACGGTGCGGGCGGACCTGTCCGGAGGTGTATGGGAGCTATCCTGGACCACGGCCCCCCAAGCCAGGGGAAGGGGGGTGGCCAAGCAAATGGTGGCTTTGGCGGCAGGGCGGATTTCAGGGCCTGTCCGGGCGGAAATTAAAAAAAATAACCCGGCGTCGGCGCGAATTGCCGAGTATGCGGGCATGGATTTTATAGGGGAAGAAAATGGTGTTCTTCATTACCGCCGGAACCAATAG
- the ugpC gene encoding sn-glycerol-3-phosphate ABC transporter ATP-binding protein UgpC gives MAELKFKKVVKKYGKTQVVHGLDLDIKDKEFLVLVGPSGCGKSTLLRMVAGLEEISGGTISINGKVVNDIAPKDRGLAMVFQNYALYPHMNVFDNMSFGLKLSKTPGEEIRQRVQDVAEILGLGDLLKRKPHELSGGQRQRVAMGRAMVRKPSIFLFDEPLSNLDAKLRIQMRAEIKMLHQRVDSTIIYVTHDQVEAMTLADRIVVLKDGYIEQVGTPLELFSNPANTFVAGFIGTPPMNLVDCTITKEGDAFFAVFESGLRIPVPPKEGVLLEGGTNAVMGLRAEEITPKETGKAVPEDWQFEGRVVVAEPLGSETYLHMDINGVNMMSKSEGKQVYAPGDTVCLSMNLEELHLFDAATTKVIY, from the coding sequence ATGGCTGAATTAAAGTTTAAAAAGGTTGTAAAGAAGTACGGTAAAACCCAGGTGGTCCACGGACTGGACCTGGATATCAAGGATAAGGAGTTTCTGGTTCTGGTCGGGCCGTCGGGCTGCGGCAAATCCACATTGCTGCGGATGGTGGCCGGCCTGGAAGAGATCTCCGGCGGCACCATTTCCATCAACGGCAAAGTGGTCAATGATATCGCCCCCAAGGACCGGGGGCTGGCCATGGTGTTCCAGAACTATGCCCTCTATCCCCATATGAACGTGTTCGACAACATGTCCTTCGGACTGAAACTGAGCAAAACCCCCGGGGAAGAGATCCGGCAGCGGGTCCAGGATGTAGCGGAAATCCTTGGGCTGGGAGACCTGCTGAAAAGAAAGCCCCACGAGCTTTCCGGCGGGCAGCGCCAGCGGGTGGCCATGGGCCGTGCCATGGTCCGGAAACCCTCTATATTTTTATTTGACGAACCCCTGTCCAACCTGGATGCCAAGCTGAGAATCCAGATGCGGGCGGAAATCAAGATGCTCCACCAGCGGGTGGATTCGACCATTATCTACGTCACCCACGACCAGGTGGAGGCCATGACCCTGGCCGACCGCATCGTAGTACTCAAAGACGGCTACATTGAACAGGTGGGCACCCCCCTTGAACTTTTTTCCAATCCCGCCAACACCTTTGTGGCCGGCTTCATCGGCACCCCGCCCATGAATCTGGTGGACTGCACCATTACAAAAGAGGGGGATGCATTTTTTGCGGTATTTGAATCAGGCCTGAGAATCCCCGTTCCCCCAAAAGAGGGGGTGCTGCTTGAAGGGGGCACCAACGCCGTGATGGGGTTGCGGGCAGAGGAAATCACCCCCAAGGAAACCGGAAAAGCGGTCCCGGAAGACTGGCAGTTCGAAGGCCGGGTGGTCGTGGCCGAGCCCCTGGGCAGCGAAACTTACCTGCACATGGATATCAACGGAGTGAATATGATGTCAAAGAGTGAAGGCAAGCAGGTCTATGCCCCCGGCGACACCGTTTGTCTCTCAATGAACCTGGAGGAGCTGCATCTCTTTGATGCTGCAACCACAAAGGTCATTTACTAG
- the ugpB gene encoding sn-glycerol-3-phosphate ABC transporter substrate-binding protein UgpB: protein MKLTRIALLVMTALCLALPASVFAKPVTINWWHAMRSARGEVVAKMIEEFNASQSDYKVVGTFKGNYDETMNAGVAAFRAKKQPHILQVFEVGTQTMMLSGAVYPVFELMKDTGYDIDWSRYLQAVLSYYMNADGNLVSMPFNSSTPIMYYNVDMFKKAGIAPLSKTEPVTWDELGEITKKLVQAGIAPAGMVTAWQSWTQIENYSAIHNTPFASKANGYEGLDCELEINNPMVVKHITRLKSWADDKRFMYGGQKYQGPKSEFIAQNAAIYIDSISGIAKLKKAVKDFKWDAAPLPIEAGTTPQNSIIGGASLWVLNGHTKEEYKGVAAFLKFLASNEMQEFWHKETGYFPITIDAYESLKAKGYYDSDPLQEVGISQLNRAIPTKISRGLRLGYFVQIRNIINEELEMVWNGKKSPQKALDDATARSNAQLKTFAKTYK, encoded by the coding sequence ATGAAACTGACTCGGATAGCCCTGTTGGTCATGACAGCCCTGTGCCTGGCCCTGCCGGCATCGGTATTTGCCAAACCCGTCACCATCAATTGGTGGCATGCCATGAGAAGCGCCCGCGGTGAAGTGGTTGCAAAAATGATTGAAGAGTTCAATGCCTCCCAGTCCGACTACAAAGTGGTCGGTACCTTCAAGGGCAACTATGATGAAACCATGAATGCCGGCGTGGCCGCATTCCGGGCAAAAAAACAGCCCCACATTCTCCAGGTATTTGAAGTCGGCACCCAGACCATGATGCTCTCCGGCGCCGTATATCCTGTATTTGAACTGATGAAGGACACCGGCTATGACATCGACTGGAGCCGTTACCTCCAGGCCGTTCTCTCCTACTATATGAACGCCGACGGGAATCTTGTCTCCATGCCCTTCAACAGCTCCACCCCCATCATGTATTACAATGTGGATATGTTTAAAAAGGCGGGCATCGCTCCCCTGTCCAAAACCGAGCCCGTCACCTGGGACGAACTGGGTGAAATCACCAAAAAGCTGGTCCAGGCAGGGATCGCCCCCGCAGGCATGGTCACTGCATGGCAGTCCTGGACCCAGATCGAAAACTACTCCGCCATCCACAACACCCCCTTTGCCTCCAAAGCCAATGGATACGAAGGACTGGACTGCGAGCTTGAAATCAACAATCCCATGGTGGTCAAACACATCACCCGCCTGAAATCCTGGGCCGATGACAAGCGGTTCATGTACGGCGGGCAGAAATACCAGGGTCCCAAATCCGAATTCATTGCCCAGAATGCCGCCATCTACATCGATTCCATCTCCGGCATTGCCAAGCTGAAAAAAGCGGTAAAGGATTTTAAATGGGATGCGGCGCCCCTGCCCATCGAAGCCGGTACCACCCCCCAGAACTCCATCATCGGCGGGGCATCGCTGTGGGTGCTTAACGGACACACCAAAGAAGAATACAAGGGCGTTGCCGCCTTCCTGAAATTCCTGGCCTCCAACGAGATGCAGGAATTCTGGCACAAGGAAACCGGTTACTTCCCCATCACCATTGACGCCTACGAATCCCTGAAAGCCAAAGGATACTATGACAGCGATCCCCTTCAGGAAGTGGGCATCAGCCAGCTCAACCGGGCCATCCCCACCAAGATTTCCCGGGGCCTGCGCCTGGGCTATTTTGTCCAGATCAGGAACATCATCAACGAAGAACTGGAGATGGTCTGGAACGGGAAGAAATCCCCCCAGAAGGCATTGGATGATGCGACTGCCAGAAGCAACGCCCAACTGAAAACCTTTGCCAAAACTTATAAATAG
- a CDS encoding ABC transporter permease subunit yields the protein MIKRSFFKSRYLPYLLILPQILVTLTFFYWPAIQGIIQSFLLSDPFGRKSTFVWFYNYIELFTDPLYLKSILITFIFSLATAAVSISLGLFIASMANRALKAKALVRTMLIWPYAVAPAISGIMWLFLLHPSYGIVAIAIKKSMGVDWNPVLYGTDAMIMIVMASAWKEVSYNFVFFVAGMQAVPKSLIEAAAIDGAGPFRRFWTITLPLLSPTFFFLMVMNIIYSFFETFGIIHTVTQGGPGGSTNILVYKVYQDGFVGLNLGSSSAQSVVLMSLIIIITFLQFKFVEKKVQYSG from the coding sequence ATGATTAAACGTTCCTTTTTTAAATCCAGGTATCTGCCCTACCTTCTGATCTTACCCCAGATACTGGTCACTCTGACCTTTTTTTACTGGCCGGCGATCCAGGGCATCATACAATCCTTTCTGCTCAGCGACCCTTTTGGCAGAAAATCCACCTTTGTATGGTTTTATAATTACATTGAATTGTTCACCGACCCCCTCTACCTGAAATCCATCCTCATCACCTTTATCTTCAGCCTGGCCACGGCAGCGGTTTCCATCTCTTTAGGACTGTTCATCGCCTCCATGGCCAACCGCGCGCTGAAAGCCAAGGCCCTGGTAAGGACCATGCTCATCTGGCCCTATGCCGTGGCCCCGGCCATTTCAGGTATCATGTGGCTATTTCTTCTCCATCCCTCCTACGGGATTGTGGCCATTGCCATTAAAAAAAGCATGGGCGTGGACTGGAACCCGGTGCTCTACGGAACCGACGCCATGATCATGATCGTCATGGCCAGCGCATGGAAAGAGGTCTCCTATAATTTCGTATTCTTTGTGGCGGGCATGCAGGCCGTTCCCAAATCCCTGATCGAGGCGGCGGCCATTGACGGTGCCGGCCCCTTCAGGCGGTTCTGGACCATTACCCTGCCCCTGCTCTCCCCGACCTTTTTCTTTCTGATGGTAATGAACATCATCTACTCTTTTTTTGAAACCTTCGGCATCATCCACACCGTCACCCAGGGGGGGCCGGGCGGCTCCACCAACATCCTGGTGTACAAGGTCTACCAGGACGGCTTTGTGGGCCTGAACCTGGGCTCTTCATCGGCCCAGTCCGTGGTGCTCATGTCTTTAATAATTATTATCACCTTCCTTCAGTTCAAATTTGTTGAAAAGAAGGTGCAATACAGCGGATAA
- a CDS encoding ABC transporter permease subunit, whose translation MVERTPILDFLTYAFLMIGILIVGFPIIYSLIAATLPLDEVSRVPMPLIPGDQFMVNMKEAWTRGDLGTQITNSFIMATGITVGKICVSMIGAFSIVYFDYRFRKLAFASVFCTLMLPVEVRILPTYEMAANVLSPLQAVWDVLHLNGVVSWFTGNEFSLTLNWSLLDSYSGLIFPLIASATCTFLFRQFFLTIPEELCEAAKIDGASPMTFFRKILFPLSKTNIAALVVIEFVYGYNQYLWPLLVTTNTKMTTAVIGLQNLIPQADDLPEWNIALGGALLVMLPPVLVVLFMQRWFVKGLIEKEK comes from the coding sequence ATGGTTGAACGAACCCCCATACTTGATTTTTTGACATATGCATTTTTGATGATCGGTATCCTCATTGTGGGCTTTCCCATCATCTACAGTCTGATTGCGGCCACCCTGCCTCTGGATGAGGTATCCCGGGTGCCCATGCCCCTGATACCGGGCGACCAGTTTATGGTGAACATGAAAGAGGCCTGGACCCGGGGCGATCTGGGCACCCAGATCACCAACTCCTTTATCATGGCAACCGGGATAACCGTCGGGAAAATCTGCGTCTCCATGATCGGTGCCTTTTCCATCGTCTACTTTGACTATAGATTCCGAAAGCTGGCCTTTGCATCGGTATTCTGCACCCTGATGCTGCCCGTGGAGGTGAGGATCCTGCCCACTTATGAAATGGCGGCCAATGTGCTATCCCCCCTGCAGGCCGTCTGGGATGTCCTCCACCTCAACGGAGTGGTTTCCTGGTTCACGGGCAACGAGTTCAGCCTCACCCTGAACTGGAGCCTCCTGGACTCTTACTCCGGCTTGATCTTTCCTTTGATCGCCTCGGCCACCTGTACCTTTTTGTTCCGGCAGTTCTTTTTGACCATTCCCGAAGAACTCTGCGAGGCGGCAAAAATAGACGGTGCCTCACCCATGACCTTTTTCAGGAAAATTCTCTTTCCCCTGTCCAAAACCAATATCGCCGCTCTGGTGGTCATTGAATTTGTCTATGGGTATAACCAATACCTGTGGCCCCTGCTGGTCACCACCAACACCAAAATGACCACTGCGGTCATCGGTCTGCAGAACCTCATTCCCCAGGCCGACGACCTGCCGGAATGGAATATTGCTCTGGGCGGTGCACTTCTGGTCATGCTGCCGCCGGTACTGGTGGTGCTGTTTATGCAGCGGTGGTTTGTCAAAGGCCTCATCGAAAAAGAAAAATAA
- a CDS encoding histidine phosphatase family protein: MDFTTVKNRYYVMRHGQSLANVEKIIVSSPENGIPGYGLSQTGKAQAAGAIEAFKGLDEETVIVSSDFKRARETAQIVDNHLSTRGGVTCIPQLRERFFGDFELTGDENYPRVWEGDAQRLDPPPQGVEGVNAVLDRVQNCILNLENQYENKDILLVSHGDTLQIFLTWLKGWDPHRHREIHHLDTAEIRQARP, encoded by the coding sequence ATGGATTTTACCACGGTTAAAAACCGGTATTACGTCATGCGCCACGGCCAGAGCCTGGCCAACGTTGAAAAAATCATCGTGTCCAGCCCGGAAAACGGTATTCCGGGCTACGGACTCTCCCAAACCGGGAAGGCCCAGGCCGCCGGCGCCATAGAGGCATTCAAGGGACTGGATGAAGAGACCGTCATCGTTTCATCGGATTTCAAAAGGGCACGGGAAACGGCCCAGATTGTGGATAACCACCTCAGTACCCGGGGCGGCGTCACCTGTATCCCCCAGCTCAGGGAACGTTTTTTCGGTGACTTTGAACTGACCGGCGACGAAAATTACCCCCGGGTCTGGGAGGGGGATGCCCAGAGACTGGACCCGCCGCCCCAGGGGGTTGAAGGGGTAAATGCCGTCCTGGATCGGGTGCAGAATTGTATTCTGAACCTCGAAAACCAGTATGAAAATAAAGATATCCTTCTGGTGTCCCACGGGGATACCCTCCAGATTTTTTTAACCTGGCTAAAGGGATGGGATCCGCACCGCCACCGGGAAATCCACCACCTGGACACGGCCGAAATACGTCAAGCCCGACCATGA